The following coding sequences lie in one Monomorium pharaonis isolate MP-MQ-018 chromosome 1, ASM1337386v2, whole genome shotgun sequence genomic window:
- the LOC105836665 gene encoding protein PTCD3 homolog, mitochondrial, with the protein MNSLARLSRRKLYQELMVRLQSTTSTSVLSSSDIHIPNKIERGPTDILKALESTISRDYTAPHYKFHDDPYLTPQSNLQNRSYALAKESGRKAAIWIRQEHRDLFQHKVAEPEIKAFVPPPIYTEESKVTEETLLYEISNGHVSNSITIYDLLKGEITTPTKQALLELLCFYNNSEQTSDELLETRWYRFNQKHKKNLWISRPQIDVLFAFLKEQEPVVAAAAYTSMICGLAKHYNLDKAWFLYNESQEKNIVLSIDGYNAMMSLISMLKQVEDKLKPSVNDIYRAMAANGITPNIHTFNAALRVATVIRTNHVALDFTRNILADIAKFNLKPSLTTYYYLLLILKRFGDGSYTSFLKILNSVKEETFTIQSETDFGFFLTAMEMASQQFCNRQAGEMVNELLLANENYKFIGDNFREYTYYRLYLELILATEEFEMFFKLYSKLVPHVIIPEPAVMNAILEALKLHPAQTSTQYIPKLWSHMVMFGHLDREELLENILHLMSVHCKPAPDSPLNAQFAGMAVAMWDHIQTQNTKRIQHYLVPNTVMGNIIVLLLRGNNFDKAVEIISSLVRSPHLIKNNQTITTEHIKEIFELCLTQGHVPAIFTILEYVTFHNLEGATEMARKLQNTISLTSTQENILISLVGNDVLQLQISNEN; encoded by the exons ATGAACTCTTTAGCGAGACTTTCGCGTAG GAAATTGTACCAGGAGCTGATGGTAAGATTGCAATCGACAACCTCAACGTCAGTTTTATCTTCATCAGATATTCATATTCCAAACAAAATAGAACGTGGTCCGACAGACATCCTCAAg GCTTTGGAAAGCACAATATCCAGAGATTATACGGCACCACATTATAAATTTCACGATGACCCTTACTTGACACCACAGTCAAATCTACAAAATCGCTCTTATGCTCTGGCAAAAGAGTCTGGAAGGAAAGCTGCAATATGGATTCGTCAGGAACACCGTGATTTATTTCAACATAAAGTAGCAGAGCCTGAAATAAAG GCATTTGTACCACCTCCTATTTATACAGAGGAAAGCAAAGTGACAGAGGAAACACTGTTATATGAGATATCGAATGGTCACGTTTCCAACTCTATCACAATATACGATTTATTAAAAGGCGAGATAACAACACCAACGAAACAGGCACTTTTGgaattattgtgtttttacaataatagtGAACAAACCAGCGACGAATTGTTGGAGACTCGTTGGTACAGATTTAACCAGAAACACAAGAAGAATCTCTGGAT AAGTCGCCCACAGATCGATGtcttatttgcatttttgaaGGAACAAGAACCCGTAGTGGCAGCCGCTGCATATACTTCGATGATATGCGGTTTGGCTAAACATTACAAT CTGGACAAAGCttggtttttatataatgaaagtcaggaaaaaaatatagtgtTGTCTATCGATGGATATAATGCTATGATGTCACTAATATCAATGCTGAAACAAGTAGAGGATAAATTAAAACCATCGGTAAATGATATATACAGAGCAATGGCTGCGAACGGGATCACTCCAAACATACATACCTTTAATGCCGCTCTCAGAGTAGCGACTGTTATAAGAACCAATCATGTAGCTTTAGATTTTACACGCAACATACTCGCCGATATCGCGAAATTCAACCTAAAACCGTCATTAACTACATATTATTATCTGCtgctaattttaaaaagatttg GTGATGGATCATACACCAGCTTTCTGAAAATCTTGAACTCCGTGAAAGAAGAGACCTTTACTATCCAAAGTGAAACAGATTTTGGTTTTTTTCTTACCGCGATGGAAATGGCGTCTCAGCAGTTCTGTAATCGTCAAGCAGGTGAAATGGTGAACGAGCTTCTTCTTGCCAATGAAAACTATAAATTCATCGGCGACAATTTTAGA GAATATACCTATTACCGGCTGTATTTGGAGTTAATTTTGGCAACAGAAGAATTTGAGATGTTCTTCAAGCTCTACAGCAAGCTTGTACCTCATGTGATTATACCGGAACCTGCTGTAATGAATGCTATATTGGAGGCTCTTAAATTACATCCCGCGCAAACCTCTACGCAATATATACCAAAACTCTGGTCGCACATGGTCATGTTCGGTCATTTGGACAGGGAAGAGTTATTGGAGAACATATTGCACTTGATGAGCGTACATTGTAAACCCGCGCCCGATTCTCCGTTGAATGCGCAATTCGCGGGGATGGCGGTCGCCATGTGGGATCACATACAa ACTCAGAATACTAAAAGAATACAACACTATTTGGTACCTAACACGGTGATGGGCAACATCATAGTACTGTTGCTACgtggaaataattttgacaaagCTGTAGAAATTATTTCGTCATTAGTTCGTTCGCCGCACTTGATCAAAAATAACCAAACCATTACAACAGAACATATAAAGGAAATATTTGAACTGTGTTTAACACAAGGACACGTGCCAGCGATTTTC ACAATCCTGGAATATGTCACTTTCCATAATCTAGAGGGAGCTACTGAAATGGCTAGAAAGTTACAAAACACCATATCCCTTACTTCTACTcaggaaaatatattaattagtttagTGGGTAACGACGTTCTTCAATTACAAATCTCTAATGAGAATTAG